AGCGGCCAGCATTGGCGGACCTATTTGATCCCATAATCCATGGATAGTGGCCTAGAGAAGGAGACACCATTGGCCGCGGTTGAATCAACAATGAGGAAACTGCTGGCCCATTGGGCCGAAAACTCTCTTCAGAGTGATTCGGCCATGAATTTACTAGAATTTATCACAGAAGGAGCACCAGAGGATGAACTGAAGCTAGAAGACATCGGCCCTGCACCGGCCGAGTTGGAAGACGACCTTACTGAAACTCAAGACGCACTAGAAGACCTGAATTTAGGGACCACCGAGGAGCCTCGGATAGTCAGGATCAGCAAGCTCCTGCCACCCAAGTTGAAGGAAGACTTGAAGGCTCTGCTGATTGAGTTTCAAGATTGTTTTGCATGGAGTTACCATGAAATGCCTGGTTTAGATAGAAGTATAGTAGAACATAGGTTGCCTATACAGTCCCATTGTAAGCCTTACAAGCAACCTCCTCGGCGATGTGCCGCCGAGGTTTTGCctgaaattaaagaagaaatggAACGTTTATTAAAGGTCGGATTCATTCGAACGGCCAGGTATGTTGAATGGTTATCCAATATTGTGCCAGTAAGAAAAAAGAATGGCAAAATGCGCATATGTGTTGATTTTAGAAATCTAAACTTGGCCACACCCAAGGATGAGTACCCAATGCCCGTGGCCGACTTGCTCGTGGATGGTGCGGCCAAACATgaaattctttctttcatggACGGGCACGCTGGCTACAACCAAATTTTTATAGCTGAGGAGGATGTTCACAAAACGGCGTTTAGATGCCCAGGCGCAATAGGAACATTTGAGTGGCTAGTTATGCCATTTGGACTCAAAAACGCTGGAGCAACCTATCAAAGGGCCATGAATATGATCTTTCACGATCTAATTGGTCACACAGTCGAAGTATACATTGATGACATTGTGGTAAAGTCGGCTAAGAAGCAAAATCATTTGGCCGACCATCGACAGACATTCGTACGGATGCGAGCTCACAAACTAAAAATGAATCTTGACAAATGTCTTTTTGGAGTATCGACGGGTATGTTCCTTGGTTTTGTAGTTCATAAAAAAGGAATTGAAATCGACAAAAATAAAGCCAAGGCAATTATGGATGCACCTGCTCCTAGCACGAAGAAGGAACTCCAGTCATTCCTGGGAAAAGTAAATTTTCTAAGGCGCTTCATCTCTAACTCGGCCGGCAAAATTCAGCCATTTTCTTCACTTTTGAGAATCAAGGCCGAAGATGAGTTTGTTTGGAAAACAGAACAGCAAGCGGCATTCGACCTACTTAAGCAATACTTATCAAACCCACCCGTCTTGGTACCCCCAGTACGTGGAAGACCTTTGAAGTTATACATATCGGCATCAGATAACTCAATAGGAAGCCTACTAGCGCAAGATAACGACAATGGCAAGGAATGTGCTGTTCATTACTTGAGTCGGATCCTCACCGATGTGGAAACTCGGTACACGCCTATTGAGAGGCTTTGTCTTGCATTATTCTTTTCAGCCATCAGGCTTCGGCACTACATGTTACCCTCGGTCGTCCAAGTCATATCCAAGACCGATTTAGTAAAGTATATGCTGACTCGGCCTATCATACGAGGCTGAATTGGAAAATGGACCATGGCGTTGTCTGAGTTCACGTTTCAATATGTGTCTCAAAAGTCAGTCAAGGGTCAAGCATTGGCTGACTTTCTTGCTCATCACCCTTCGACCGAGTTTGAGGGAGCTGAGGAGGTTGATATTGGGATCATATATGTGGCTTCCATGACCAATAACCACTAGACCATGTATTTTGATGGGTCTAGTACCAAATTTTCCGCAGGAGCTGGTGTTGTCATTGAAACGCCTGAGGGACAAAAGTTCCAGTTCGCTTTCCAACTAGACTTTACATGCACAAACAATCAGGCAGAATATGAAGCTCTTATTGTTGGTTTGGAGATTCTCCAAGAGATGGGAGCACGGCGAGTTCTGGTGTTCGGGGATTCTCAACTGGTCATTAACCAAATGAATAAGGAATTCAAATGCACAAGCTGGGGACTTTTATCCTATCACGCTTTGGCTGACCAGCTCGCCAACACGTTCGATCGAATCTCTTTCGCCCATCTCCCAAAGGGACAGAACATGGAGGCCAATGAGATGGCCCAATTAGCTTCCGGGTTACGGATCCCCGAAGGAGACGACTCCCGAGTCATCAAGATTGCCAAACGTACCCTCCCAGCTTTAGAAGAGAGAGGAGTCTCAGAGGATGTTTTTGTTATCGACATCGAGCCAGATGATTGGAGACTCCCCATTATCAAGTTCCACAAAAATCCTCACGGTAATCATGACCGGAAGACTCAGTACTTGGCTGGACATTTCGTTATATACAACGAAGCAGTGTACCGCAAAAGCTCCGATGATCTACTCCTTCTTTGTATAGGGGGGCAAGAGACTTTGGAAGTCATGAAAGATGTCCACGAGGGGATATGTGGTGCACATCAGGCCGGAAtcaaaatgaggtggttaattCGAAGGCACGGCTTCTACTGGCCAACAATTCTAAAGGATTGCATTGAATTCGCAAAGAGCTGcaagaaatgtcaaattcatGCGCCTGTGCAAAGAGTTCCGGCCGACGTCCTCCATCCAATCGTTAAGCCATGGCCGTTTCGAGGTTGGGCCATGGATATTATAGGGAGTATTAGACCACCATCATCAAAACAACACGTATGGATTTTGGTTGCCACTGATTATTTCACTAAATGGGTAGAGGCAAAACCATACGTTACTATTTCTAGTCAGACAGTGATCAAATTTGTGGAGGAAAACATTATACACAGGTTTGGGATACCTGAAACCATAACGGCTGACAGGGGTTCGGTTTTCATAGCCGAAGCAATGCATGAACTCACAAATAGTCTGGGTATCAAGTTGACTCACTCGACACCTTACTATGCCCAAGCAAATGGTCAGGCCGAAGCCAGTAATAAAGGCATTATAAATATACTTAAGAAGATGGTTCAAGAGAATCCCAGAGATTGGCACAATCTGTTATCAGAGACCTTGTGGGCTTTTCGGACGTCCAAACATACAGCCACAGGGACAACGCCTTTTGCACTAACATATGGGCATGATGCTATGTTACCTGTTGAGGTAAAATTGAAATCACTTAGATTCGCTGCTCAAAATGAGATGGTAGCTGACGACTACACTCAGGCAATGATCCAGGAACTTGAAGAACTTGACCAAGAGCGAATGGACGCTTACAACAGAATGGAAGCACAGAAAAAGGCTGTGGCCCGTGCATACAACAAACAAGTTAAGTCTAAGTCATTTGCTGAGGAAGATTTAGTTTGGAAAGCCGTTTTGCCTATCGGAACTAAAGATAAACGTTTCGGAAAATGGTCGCCAAGGTGGGAAGGCCCGTTTATCATCAATCAAGTATTAGGAAAAGGTGCATATCAACTGAGAGATCAAGATGGAGAGCCGCATGCAATGCCTATCAACGGGCAGTTCCTCAAGAAATATTACCCCACTACCTGGGAGATGACGGAGCAAGAATTATAGTGTACCACCTAGGGAACATAGGCCGAATATTAGACTTGTAAACTCGGCCGCCTATGTTATGTTGTATATTTTTGCATAAACAACGTTTAAGTGTCTCTTGACATCCCTTCATTTACGCTGTTggaatttacttttattttgtcGGTCAAAGTTAAAGATGAAGTGTTGGCCGAATCAACCAAAATTGTATTGTCCAGAATCAAGTAATTCATTTGGCCGAGTTAAATATGTCGGCCGAATCAACTAAGGTAAATTTAGCCAAGGTGAATAGGAGGGTCAGCCAAGCTAAAGATGTTGGTTTAACCAAGCTCAAAATAAGATGCAAAACAAGTATTAAAACCTGGTTGGCCGAAATATATGAAGTCAAAGAGGCTAAATCCATTGACAAAATAGCGGCCGAATGATCAACCGGTTGTAGAATGTGAGTCCTACAAATAAGGTCGGTTAGACTTTACAAAATTAAGGCAACCGGCTGAGTTATGGTCCTAGGAccatgtacaaaatataagcCGAGATGAATACCAAATCCCACTATAACTACTTGTCAGAGGGTAGAAGAGACCGAAGAACTTCCTTAACCTTTTCCAAGTCTTCCATACCTTGGTCGACCTTTCGCTTCAAGATGCATTTCTTCTTGTTGTACGACTTGACCGATGACAAAATCAAGCTATACCTAGTGAGATCTTGTTGAGGAACAATGGTTCGGATGGAGGCCGAAGTGATTTTGACTTGCTCTTCAGCTTCGACCAATTGCTTTTTCAGATCACGCACTTTTTGCCTTCCCTCATCCAAAGAAGTCTTCAACTTATGAAGTTGGCCAAGATCAGTAGACTGGCGAATGTCTTTATACTCACTCATTGACTTCTCGCCGGTTTCGAACTCTTTTTGGGCTTCTAGGTAGGGAGAGAGACTAAAATTTGCACGGGACAAAAGGGCATGAACTTCATAAGCTTCTACTTGAGATAAATGGTTGGCTGAAATAAGTACTTCAACCGCCTCCTTGAAAGCAAGAAAACTAGCCTCGGTTACTGCTCTAGTATCACAACCCAAAAATTGTCTGACCGATTCAAGTGCCTTCTTGGTTTCGGTCGTTTCAAGCTTTTCCTCCATCGGGCTCGCATTGTTGTCTAGCGTATCGAGAAATTGAAGTAACTCCATACCAAGATCGCCTGTTGTttgatcctaaaaaaaaaaaaagggtagaTTGATTTATTTCAGCTAGGACGAACAAATCCTGAAGTTGTTGAGTCACTCACCACAGGCTCAGCCGATGATGGGGCGCAAATGATAGCTTGATCATTTCGAGGCATCCTTTCAGTAAGAGGGGAGGTAAGCATTCCGGACATAGAAGGATTTAGCTCAGTTGGATTGAGAAGAACCAGCTCCAAGGTTGAACTGCTTTGAGTTCCTCGTACCTGCACAAACAGTAAAGGTTCAATTTGTTTCTAGAATATAGGAGCGATGCATACCAAGCCGGATTGAAATATCTTACCGGGACAAGTGTTTGGTGATTAGGCAATGCCTCTCGACCAAGTACACTAATGTCTTCCGCATCCTTAGCAAGGTTAGCTGAGTTTGCGAGTAGTTGGTCGATATTAGGAAGCTGGTTCTCACCCAAGTCCTGCAAAAGAGGAGAATCAACAATCACAAACAAGCAAGAAATACAATCCAAGAAGGGGTTATGAGAAACTTACATCCATGTCAATTTCAACCATGGAGCTTTCAGGAGGATGCGAAGAGTGATCAATGCGGCCATCTCTCTACCAAGATAAAGAAAGTCACTTAGCCCGGCACAATTCATATAACCAAGACGAGAGAAACACACAACTTTAAATCATGAACCTACCTCATGCTCAAAGTTTTCTGACTGTGCTTTATCAGGCGAACCTTCGCTATCGGCCGAGCCCGTGTTGTTGTTTGAGGCATCACTAGTTTCGGCCGCATCCTCAGCTCCAGACGTGATGTGATTTTCAGCTAGGGCATTTTGGCTATTATCCATATCACCCTCGAAAATTATGTCTTCACTAACCATAATGTCAGCCAGATTCGTGACCGAACTCTCCACCACGTCAGGTGACTTCTTTACCTTCTTGGTAGGCAGAGCTCTTCCCGACTTTAATCCTCGTTTCTTTGAGGTTTGCtctgaaagataaaaaaaaaacaaatttagcAATTAAAGAAATTAGCGATTGTAGGACAATGAGTTGGGATTTACCTTCCTTGGACATTTCTTTGGATTTCGACTTGGCAACCGGTGGCTTCTTCTTGCCATTGCCTAGAACACAAAGCATAACGTTAGAAAGGTATTTGAGATCAAAGGAAGTTGTTTGGTTGAGATTACTCACCCTTGTTGGTGAACAAGCCCGGGAATCCATACAAGGCAATACGCTCAGTTGTCCGCAAGTCTTCTCCAAATTTCTTCTTGATAAATGTTGACCACCAAGTTTGGAAAGTCGGAGTTGCTCTATGATCAGGTTCGCGGGCGCTCAGGCCGGATCTCTCAAAGTTGCCAAACTGAGTCTGATAATAAAGAGTGACGGCCGAACAATGTGCAGTGTCTGTAAACCCACCTCTCCATGAAGAAAAACGATTCCGGGACATTAGAAAGAAGGCTGGACAACTTTGTATGAAGCCAAGCTGACGCGCAACAAAGTTTGGAAGATAAACCTCAACCCCTGGCCGACCCAGTGTACCCTTGAGACCATAGTTTATGTCTCGAGAAATGAGAATGCTCCCCCAAGGTAGAAGTACTGACAAGTCCAAAGACCTCTCCCATGGTCTCGTTATGTTTAATGCAAGACAAGAAGGATAGTCTCGGCTATAACATATGGCAAACTCTTCCTTGGTCATGCTCTTTTTTGAAAGGAAGAAAGCAAAGCATTCTACTACCGAATGTGCATGAGGACCAAGAGAGATGATTTGGCGGCCGAGAATCACGGTGGAATCAAAAGGATGACTTGGTCGAAGCTGACGAAAGTAAGTTTGCACCCATACCTGGAACATCCATAATGGCCCTCCAACATCCAGTGTCATATCGTTGGTCACTACATTACGCAAAGTATGGTAAAGATAGGCAAGGACAAACGGACCAAGGGCTAAAGGTTTACCCAAGCTAAGGGCCTCCGCAATACCAGCAAACTCGAACAAGCACTTGTTCGACTTCGTGCAAAACACGTATTTGCATAACCAATAGAGGAGGAAAGCGGCATGCTCATGTTGCGTTGGTTCGTGCCTCTCAACAGTGGACACATCCTCGGCAATTGCATGTTCGGCGTAGAAAGTGCTATAGTTAAGCAACTTCCTTGCTTTGGCATCAGCTTTTTGTTTGGCTTTCTTGTCGTCCTTGTTCACTTTTGGTTTCAGGCTAGCATGAAAAGAGGAAGGAAGGTCAGCTAAGGCACATATCTCTTCTCCATTCGGCCGAAAACCAAATATTGCGGCCATATCTAGCAAGGTTGGACTCATTGGCCCAAGCGGCAGGTCCATGGTGTTAGTAGCAGATGACCAAAAACACAAGGCAGCGGCAAGAAGAGGCCGGTCCATGTAGATCTCTTGCTCGGACGTTTTAATGCTATCATAGATACCAAATTTTTTCCATGAGCAGCCGAAAAAGTGCTCCATCCGTGGCACCCATTTCTTCCACTCGGGTGTCGATTTCGGCCAACTCCCTGGCTGTTTAGAATTTGTGTTCCAACTAGACCAGCTAGCTCCGCCGGTCAAGCAAGATGTGTCCACCAACGAGTTTTCTAGAACCTCGTTGATGGCCGGCGGCATACCCAAGCTGTAATGGGGTCCTAATACACACTCTCTTCGCGGTTCCTTGTTCTTCGCCAACCGACATATCATAGAGCTTTGGAGTTTTTCCATAGTAGCACTAAAAGCAGCTTCAAATTTGGTTGAGAATTCGGCCAATTGTGCTTTCATTACAGCCAATTGTGCTTTTGTTGCTTCGCTGTCCTCTAGCCCCGTTTCGGTTTCTGATGTATCATCGGCCATGGAAAATTTTGTTTGGCAACGGTGGAGTTTATTCAAACCTACAAATAAATCATAGAATCAGTGCATGACAGATTTCGATCTATTTTCGACGCAGAAACCAAGAATCTACAAATTTTGATTGTCAACAGGAAAGCAGAAGCAGAGTAACAATGCAAGAGATAATTATTATATTTAGTTGAGGACTGGACCTTCAGTGGCATCTCAATACAGCAATCAATGTTGCAAAGAAAATAACAGAAAGCATTCCAAGTTTTGGAAAGTTGCCAACAGGGGTTAACCAATAATTAAAGAGCTTTGACTTTTCAAGCTCTTGATTAATAAGGTTTGAATCATAATCTGGGGGTTTAAATGACAAGTCCAAAGTGTACACTACTCATCAGACGCAAGCATGTTGTATAGATCCCCAGGATTCCATCAAGACAAATTCAGCAAAACGATGGTTTACCCAAAATTTTGTTAGACGTGATGCAGGGGGAACATGAATGCTTTCCAAAACTCTAGAGGCCGCAATTATGCTAATTCTCAGCTTAACTCACACATAGTCAAGAGcagaaaatttagacaaattaCCTCCCCAAGTGTTTCCAGCTCTTTCTTGTCAAATCAACCCAGTTAAGCTGCTCATCTCCATCAACCACGCTCGCAAGACCGCTGGGGAAGTTGAACCTAAATCGCAACCCACTCTGCAGTTCGCCTGCGTTAACCCATCACGGAGTTCGTTGTCGTCAAACTACGTGGCGACACTTAGTTGAAGCTTTCAATGCTTCAGCGTCGAAGATGAATCTCATATCAGTGCCCAGGACCTATTCAATCTCTCATATCAGTGCCCAGAACCTATTCTACCCACAGTGATATACTTTTATAACAGGGATGCATGAACACAAAGATGGGAAACTGGAAGTGCTCAAAGGGATTTTGAAAAGTGGATCTGAGAAGACGATGGGTTTTCAGAAGCCAATGTGAATACAAAGTGGTCTCTCCACTTTTTTCAATGTTTCGTGCAAGCTAGCGGGCACACATCCCAAGCAATCTAATGGCACATGTGGGTATGTAattattttaaataattataGTTGCAATCATGATCAGCGTGCTATAATCATggttatatatttgtatatataatcATTAATATAATTATAATTACAATCATGATCAGTGTGCTATAATCATggttatataattatatatataatcatgttTGAATAGTCATGCACATGTCTGGGAAGCTCTGGTCAAAGTTATGGGAGGCCTTGGTCATAATGGACCATCTTGCAAAGTTTGTGAAGACTACCCCAGCTGACACGTTTGAGATCTCGAGCCTTGGTGTTGATTGCCTGTTTTGCCTCAAATTAGATTACCTCGGTCGAAACTTTTCATCCCAGATGTCTCAGCCAAGTCTAAAGTATTGGTTGAGCTCAGTTTTCTTCGCCAATCATGACCAAGAAGTTAGAAATCTAggtcaattttgttttctttcttctttaggTACCTCGGCCAAAGGTTTAAATGTCGATCCTCTCGACCAAGCTCACAGGGTATGGACGATTTGACTGGGTTTTGTTTTGTCGGTAAGAATGTTGGCTGAGTCTCACATAATTCACGACGCCTCAGCCAAATTTTGGAGTCTGTAAAACATGACCGAAAGATAAGTCCTGGCCGAGTAGTAACCTTGAACCGAGTA
This portion of the Rosa chinensis cultivar Old Blush chromosome 1, RchiOBHm-V2, whole genome shotgun sequence genome encodes:
- the LOC121051653 gene encoding uncharacterized protein LOC121051653; amino-acid sequence: MADDTSETETGLEDSEATKAQLAVMKAQLAEFSTKFEAAFSATMEKLQSSMICRLAKNKEPRRECVLGPHYSLGMPPAINEVLENSLVDTSCLTGGASWSSWNTNSKQPGSWPKSTPEWKKWVPRMEHFFGCSWKKFGIYDSIKTSEQEIYMDRPLLAAALCFWSSATNTMDLPLGPMSPTLLDMAAIFGFRPNGEEICALADLPSSFHASLKPKVNKDDKKAKQKADAKARKLLNYSTFYAEHAIAEDVSTVERHEPTQHEHAAFLLYWLCKYVFCTKSNKCLFEFAGIAEALSLGKPLALGPFVLAYLYHTLRNVVTNDMTLDVGGPLWMFQVWVQTYFRQLRPSHPFDSTVILGRQIISLGPHAHSVVECFAFFLSKKSMTKEEFAICYSRDYPSCLALNITRPWERSLDLSVLLPWGSILISRDINYGLKGTLGRPGVEVYLPNFVARQLGFIQSCPAFFLMSRNRFSSWRGGFTDTAHCSAVTLYYQTQFGNFERSGLSAREPDHRATPTFQTWWSTFIKKKFGEDLRTTERIALYGFPGLFTNKGNGKKKPPVAKSKSKEMSKEEQTSKKRGLKSGRALPTKKVKKSPDVVESSVTNLADIMVSEDIIFEGDMDNSQNALAENHITSGAEDAAETSDASNNNTGSADSEGSPDKAQSENFEHERDGRIDHSSHPPESSMVEIDMDDLGENQLPNIDQLLANSANLAKDAEDISVLGREALPNHQTLVPVRGTQSSSTLELVLLNPTELNPSMSGMLTSPLTERMPRNDQAIICAPSSAEPVDQTTGDLGMELLQFLDTLDNNASPMEEKLETTETKKALESVRQFLGCDTRAVTEASFLAFKEAVEVLISANHLSQVEAYEVHALLSRANFSLSPYLEAQKEFETGEKSMSEYKDIRQSTDLGQLHKLKTSLDEGRQKVRDLKKQLVEAEEQVKITSASIRTIVPQQDLTRYSLILSSVKSYNKKKCILKRKVDQGMEDLEKVKEVLRSLLPSDK